The Mycolicibacterium cosmeticum DNA window GGCGTTCCAGTCGGCCCAGGATGTCGCAGGCGTGCACGAGGAACTCATCGCCGTCATCGAAACCGGTGACCACGACCGGATCCGCGAGGCCTTCGGCCACCACGTCCACTTCGCGCCGGGGGTCGAAGTCGGCAATCCATTGCGCGATACCCGCGGCTCGGACCGCTCCGCGTAGTCATAGGCACCCGCCCCGACATTGCCCAGCCGATGTCGGGGATTTGTCGTATCCAGCCTGATCACGCCCGCCTTCCCGGGCCGCCGGACCGCGCCCGGAGCGGTGTGTTCCAGATCGCATTTCCGTCTTGCACGCATCGCCGCTGTGGCATATTGTCGACAACGCACAATGAACCAAGCTGAGATCGAAGGCTTGCACCATCCCACGCCGACCACCCAGAAGCGAAGAGTCCATGACAGTTGACAATCCCCCACCCGTACCGACGGGAACAGGTAAACCGTTGACCCATACCGTCGCCGACGACGAGCACCATCTGCACAAGTACGGGTACAAGCAGGAACTCCATCGAGCGCTCGGCCTGTTCTCCTCCTTCGGAGTCCAGTTCACCTCGATCTCGGTGGGCTCGGTCGTGTTCACCACGATCGTCGTCGGTTTCGGATTCTTCGGCCCGGCGTCCTTCTGGCCGTTCGTCATCGGCGGCGCCCTGCAGGTTTTCGGAGTGGGTTTGGCTGTGGCTCAGCTGGTTTCGGCCTTTCCGCTCTCCGGTGGGGTCTACCAGATCGTCAGCCGGCTCGCGCCACGGCAACAGTGGCTCGCCTGGCAGGGCGGCTGGTGGCTGATCATCGCCCACACCGTGGCGGTGGCCGCACTGTCGGTCAGCATGGTGCCCTTCATCGCGGGCTGGTTCGGTCTCGGTGAACTGTCCGGGACGCAGATCACGCTGTTCGCCATCGGCATCATCGTCCTGGTCACCGTGGTCAACATCGCCGGCGTGAAGGCCGCCGCGCTGCTCAACAACATCGGTGTGGTCGCCGAGGCGGCGATCATCGTCATGGTCATCGTCGCGCTCGTGGTCGCCAAGTACGACCGCGCACCCGCATCGGTCCTCTTCGACACGGCCGGCACCGTCGGCCCCGGCGGCAACGCCCCCTGGATCGGCTTCCTGTTCGCGATGATCCTGCCGGCGTACACCATCTCCAGCTTCGATGCGACCGGCAACGCGGCCGAGGAGACCAAGAACGCCGCCCGCACCGCCGCGTGGGGCACCGTGCTGGCCAATACCGCGGCACTCATCGGCGGCACCATCTTCTTCTATCTGCTGGTGCGTGCGATCCCCGACGTCGACGCGGTGATGCAAAGCGCCATCCCCGTGAAGCTGATCCTGGATTCGGCCGTGGGCAGCACCCTCACCACCATCTTCGAGGCGGTGGCCATCGTCGCCCTGATGGCCTGCATCGCCATGCTGCAACTGACCGCGGTCCGGGTGGTGTGGTCGCAAGCCCGCGACCGCCAGATGCCCGCGGCGCATTGGCTGCACAAGCTGAACGGCAACCGCATCCCCATGAACGCCACCTTCGTGGTCACCCTGATCTCGATCGTGGTGTGCTGCTGGTCCTCACTGCTGAGCGTGCTCTCGGCGATGACCGCACTGGCGTGGGCACTGGCTTACGGTGTGGTCGTCGTGGTCGGCTTCGTCGCGGTGCTCCGCCGACGGCTGCCCGAGCACCCCTTCAACCTGAAAGCCGCATCCCCCTTCGTATTCGCCGTCGCCATCGTGTGGTCGATCGTGCTGTGCGCCTTGCTGATCTGGTCGGATTGGCTGCGCGTCGGCGTCGGCATGCTGGTGGCCATCGCCATCGGATTCGGCATCTACGCACTCATTCCCTCCGCGCACCGCGGCAAACTGGAACGCGAAGGCATCCACGACTGAACCCGGCAGGGTGGTGCCGAACCACCACCCTGCGGCTCAGCCACCTCCCGCTCACACAAGGAAGACACCACACCATGGCATTCACCGCCCCCGCCCTGCCCACCGTCGCCAATCTGATCAACGGCCAGTGGGTGGACGGTTCCGGCTCCGAGATCCTGACCGTTTTGAATCCGGGCACCGGTGCGGAATTGACCAGCTTCTCGTCCTCCACCGCCGAGGATGTCGATCGTGCGGTGGCCGCGGCCCGCGCCGCGCAACCGGCGTGGGCCGCACTCTCGGCCCGGCAGAGATCGGTGGCGCTACACGCGATTGCGGACGAATTCGTCAGCCGCCTGCCGGAATTCATCGGCCTGGAAGTTCTCGACGCCGGCAAGCCGGTGACCGCCGCCACCGAGGAGGAACTGCCGGACATCGCCGATTCGGTGCGCCACTTCGCCGGCGCCGCCCGGGTACTCAGCGGTCAGGCAGCCGGTGAATACGTACCCGGCACCACGACATTCGTGCGCCGCGAACCGCTCGGCGTCGTCGCCGGTGTCACACCGTGGAACTACCCGCTGTGGCAGGCGGTCTGGAAGATCATGCCCGCGCTGGCCGTCGGCAACACCGTGGTCATCAAACCTGCCGAGATCACGCCGCTGTCCACCGTGGCATTCGCCGCCATGGCTCAACGGCACCTACCGGCCGGTGTGCTCAACGTCGTCAACGGCCACGGCAGCGTTGTGGGTGCGGCGCTGGCCGCGCACCCCGGCGTCAACCTGGTGTCGTTCACCGGATCGACCGTCACCGGCCGCAAGATCGCCGCGGCCGCGGCGCAGCATCCCACCCGGGCGATCCTCGAACTCGGTGGTAACGCACCGGTCATCGTCTTCGACGACGTCGATGTCGACTCCGCCGCCGAGAGCATCACCGGTGCCGCGCTCTACAACGCCGGCCAGGAGTGCATGGCAGCCACCAGGCTCATCATCGCCGAACCGGTCGCCGAGCGGTTCCTGGACGCCATCGTGGCCAACCTCGCGAAGGTCAGACTGGGCGACCCGACCGATGAGTCCACCACGCTGGGACCACTGATCTCGGCCGACCAACGTGACCGCGCCGAAAAGCTGATCGCCAATCGACCCGCCTCCTCGACCTTGCGGTACGGCGGCAAGCGACCGGACCGGCCCGGCTTCTACCTGGAGCCCACGCTCATCACCGGCCTCAGCCAGGACGACGACCTCGTGCAGCAGGAGATCTTCGCGCCGGTCATGACCGCGCAGACTTTCACCACCGAATCCGAGGCGATCACACTGGCCAACGGCGTCGACTTCGGCCTGGCCGGATCGGTGTGGACCCGTGATATCGGACGCGGGCTGCGCGTGGTCAACGCCCTCGACTACGGCAACGTCTGGATCAACAACCACCTCGTCGTCGCGCCCGATCTGCCGATCGGGGGCCTGAACGCATCCGGCTACGGCAAAGAGGGTGGGCAACTCGGCATCGAGGAATTCACCCGCGTCAAGCAGATCGGCATCAGCCTGACCTGACCGATGCACGGAGCCACCCACCGAAAGGCACGACCACATGACCTACGCCGCCGGCGTCGATCCCCGCACCGCGAACCCGCTTCCGGCAGTCACCGAAGAAACCTCCGAGCAGCAGGTCGACAACATCGCCGAGCGCGCCGCGACCGCGTGCGCCGGCCTGGAAGCCATGGGCCGGCACGGCCGAGGTGAGCTGCTCGACACCATGGCCGACGCGGTGGAGCGGCACCGCGACGAACTCGTCGAGACTGCCGCGCTCGAGACCGGCTTCACCACAGGAAAACTCGAGGGTGAACTGACTCGCGCCGGGTATCAACTCCGATTCTTCGCCGACGTGATCCGGGACGGCGGCTACCTCGAAGCGACCATCGACCGGGCGCGCACCACACCGATGGGTCCGCGGCCGGATCTGCGGCGGCTGCTGCTACCGATCGGCCCGGTCGCAGTCTTCGGGGCCAGCAACTTTCCCTTCGCGTTCTCGGTGCTGGGCGGGGACACCGCCTCCGCGCTCGCCGCCGGATGCCCGGTTGTGGTGAAGGCGCATGCGTCCCACCCGGCCACCTCCAAACTGTCCTTCGACGTGTTGGCCGAGGCGATCGCCGGCACGCCGGCACCCGTTGCCGCACTGGGCATCGTGTACGGGCGCGAGGCCGGCGCTCGGCTGGTCGCTCATCCCGCCATCCGGGCCGTCGGCTTCACCGGTTCGCTCGGCGGCGGAAATGCTCTGTTGGACATCATCAACCGCCGCCCGGACCCGATCCCCTTCTACGGCGAGTTGAGCAGCATCAATCCGGTGATCGTCACCCCGACGGCCGCCGCGGAACGCGGCGAGGCGATCGCAGCAGATCTGGTCACCTCATTCACCCTCGGAGCCGGCCAGCTGTGCACCAAACCGGGGCTGGTCCTGGTTCCCGACAACGCCGGCGGTGATGCCCTGGTGCGCGCCGTCGACAAAGCCGTGGCGGAAGTGGCTTCCGCTCCCCTGCTCAACGAGCGCATCTTCGACAGTTACCGCAGCGGGACACGGGAACTGCGCGAGCATCCGCGCGTGTCCGCCCTGGGCGCTCCCGACGAGAACCCCGCCGCCGGCTTCACCGTCGAGCCGATGGCCTTCGAGACCGGTATCGATGATCTGCACGAAGGTCTGGTCACCGAGATCTTCGGCCCGGTCACCGTCCTGGTGCGTTATCCGGCAGCCCATCCTGACGTTGCCACCCGTTCGGCGCTCGCCGTGCTGCCGTACTCGTTGACGGCCACCATCATTCACGCTGCCGGCGAGGACGAGTTGCTGGCCCGGCTCACCGACATCACCCGGCCGGCGGCCGGGCGCATCGTCTACAACGGCTTCCCCACCGGGGTCGCGGTCTCGTGGGCCCAGACGCACGGCGGACCGTGGCCGTCGACGAACTCGCTGCACACCTCCGTCGGTGCCACCGCGATCCGCCGCTTCCTGCGCCCGGTGACCTACCAGAACGCCCCGGAATCGATTCTGCCCGAAGAGCTACGTGACGGCTACGAGGCCATCGTGCGCCGGCTCGACGGCGTCGTGACGCTGCCAGGCTGAGCGATGACCGTCGATCACGGCCATCCCGCGCCGGCACCGTCGGCCGCGACACAGCGGACTCCCGACCACGCGATCACCATGACCGTTCTGATGTCCCCCGACATGGCGAACTTTTCGGGCAACGTGCACGGCGGTGCCATCCTGAAGACCCTCGATCAGGTGGCGTACGCGTGCGCGAGCACCTTCGCGCGCAGTTACGTGGTGACCCTGTCGGTGGACCGGGTGCTCTTTCGCGAGGCCATCCATGTCGGTGAACTGGTCACCTTCTCTGCGGCGATCAACTACACCGGACGCACATCGATGGAAGTGGGCATCAGGGTCGACACCGTCGAACCCCGCACGGGCGTCACCCGCCACACCAACAGCTGCTATTTCACCATGATCGCGGTAGACGGCGACGGTAATCCCGCTCAGGTGCCACAGTTGAGGCCGCGCGACCCCCTTGCCGTACGTCGTTACGAAGACGCGCGCCGACGCCGGCGCGCCCAGCGGCGTCAGTTCGAAGGCGAGCACGCCTGCGAACCCACCGAGTGAAAGCTGGTGTACCCCATGACATCACCCGTAACCATCGTCACGGGAGCCTCCTCCGGGATCGGCGCGGCCACGGCCCAACTGCTGGCCAGGAAAGGCCACGCGGTCGCGCTGTTGGCGCGCGACGAGGCGGCGCTGCGTGACGTTGCGGCCACCCTGCCCGCCGGCACACCGCAACTGGTCCGGCCCTGCGATGTGACGGCACCCCAGCAAGTCGCCGAGGCGGTCGCCGCCGTCGTGGAAGAACTGGGAACACCGTTCGGACTGGTCAATGCCGCGGGCGTCTGCGTGCCCAGCCCGTTACCGCAGACCAGCACGGCAGACTGGGACACGACCCTGGCGGTCAACCTCACCGGCACATTTCTGATGTGCCAAGCCGTCGCCCCTCACATGTGCGCCTCGAGCGAGGTGGGGAGCATCGTGAACTTCGGCTCCGAAGCCGGGTCGATCGGCATGCCGCACTATTCCGCGTACTGCGCCAGCAAGGCCGGTGTTCTCGGCCTCACCAGGGCGCTGGCGGCCGAGCTGGCTCCGGCGGTGCGGGTGAACGCCTTGTGCCCGGGACCGGTCGACACTCCGATGCTGCGCAGCGAATTCGCGTTGACCGGGGATGTCGACAAGGCCTACCGAGCGGAGGTCGACCGGGTTCCGTTGCGTGCCATCGCGACCGCAGCCGAGGTGGCCGACGCCGCGGTCTGGCTGTTGCACGCCGGTGGCGCCACGGGTACCGCGCTCGCGCTCGACGGCGGAACCACCGTGGCCTGCTACGGCGCCGCGCCGCACCAACACTAGACACCCGGCAACACAGGAGACCACCCTGACTCTCAAACAGGCACTCAACGTACCCAACGTCGGAAATGCCGACGCCATCGTCGAATTGGCAGTGCAAGCCGAGGCGGCCGGGTGGGACGGGTTCTTCGTCTGGGACACCCTGCAAACCGAGGCCGCCACGCCCGTCGACGTGCTCGACCCGGCGGCGGTTCTGGCCGCGATCGCCGTATCGACCTCCCGCATCGCGCTCGGTCCGATGGTCATCGCGCTCCCTCGTCGCCGGCCCTGGAAGGTCGCCAAGGAGATCATCACCATCGACCATCTGGCTGGTGGCCGCGTCATCGCCGGATTCGGTTTGGGGGCACCCCCCAAGGAGGAGTTCGCCGACTTCGGTGAGCCGACCGACCTGCGCGCCCGCGCCGAGTTACTGGACGAGGGCCTTGCCATCATCGACGCGATGTTCGCCGGCCAGAAGCTCGACCATGACGGGCCCGCCTACCGGGTGCATGCGCACCTGAGCCCCAGGGGGTTCCAGCGACCACGGCCACCGATCTGGGTGGCGTCCATCGGCACCAACCGCGGACCGGTGGCGCGCGCCCGCCGATGGGACGGGGTGTTCACCCTCACCGAGGACTTCCAGGGACTCACCCCGGGCGATGTCCATGCGTGGCGGGACCGGGTCGGCCGCGAGGACTCGTACGTCATCACCACCACCGCGCGTGCCGGCATCCGATCCCGCGATCTCGAGGCCGCCGGGCTGAACTGGCGCGTCAGCGAACCACCGCACCTGCACAACGACTGGATCACCGACCTGCGCCCACTCGTCCTGGCGGGGCCCGACGCGTCGGACTTCTGACCGGCGTACGTGCACGACGACGGGGGCATCGGGGACGCCTTGTGTCTCAGACCGATTCGATGTCGGACCGACGCGTGACCATCATTCGCCGGCAGCCGGGACGTAGATGTGACCGCGTTCCAGCACCGGGTCGAGGATACCGCTGCCGATCTCGTCGGCAGCCAGTTCCAGTGGTGCCGGGTCGCGGTGCTGGCCCGGGTAGCCGATGAGTTTCATGACTTGAGGGGTCATGAAATAGGCGCCGGCCAACACCGAAGACATCGGGTCGAAGGTGAACTTGTCCTCGGCGGACATCCTCTTGAGCGCGTCCCACAACTCGCCGTCGGGAACCTCGCTGAGCTTGCAGGCGCCGCCGACGACGGCGTCGAACACGTCGGTCCGCGCCGCCAGTGCCAGCTCCAGGTAAGAGGTGTACTGCTCGGCCTCACTGGCTTTCGGATTGGGGCCCGACTCCGGGATCAGGCAATCGGCCACCCGCAGGAGCGCCGCCAACTCGGTCTCCGTCAGCGCCCGAGGGGGCTGGGTGTTGCGCGGCGGCACGGATAACCGTTGCCGGGGCACGTGCCGATGTCCATTCGAAGTCATGCGTGTGCCTTTCGGGCCGTGACCTGCTCGACGACACTCTTGGCGACGCGCAGCGCCAGAGCGGTGATGGTGCAGGTGGGGTTGGCGGATCCAGAGGTGACGAAGATGCTGCCGTCGGCGATGTACAGGTTGTCGACATCGTGGGTCCGGCCGTACGAGTCGACGACGGAGGTCGCCGGGTCGTCACCCATGCGCGCGGTGCCCAGCAGGTGACCAGGCTGGTCTACCCAGATCTCCTGGGTGAGGACGCGGACGGCGCCCGCCGCCTGGTGGAGTTCGACCATGCGGTCGACGGTGAATTTCAGTATCTTGCGGGTGTTTTCGCTGATCCGGTATTCGATTTTCGGTGCCGGCAGTCCGTCCCCGTCGACCAGCTCCGAGGAGAGGGTGACGCGGTTGTGCAGCTCGGGCAGATCCTCGGTATTGGCGGCCCACAGAATCCCGTTCTGCGCCAGTCGGGCCACGTCATGAACCGCCGGACCCCACAAGTCTTCGAAATCGAGTTGTCGGTGGGCTTCGATGGCGTTGAGTGGGCCGGGCGTCGGCAGGATGTGCATCTTGCTACCGCGCACGAAGCCGCGGGAGGTATCCGTTTCGTAGAACTGGAGTGAATGGATCAGCTGACCGGCCGGCCCGCGCCAGCTTTCCAGCGGCTCGTCGTAGAACCCCAGCGCACTGCAATTGGGGTGCAGCATGAGATTTCTGCCCACCATGTCCGACGAGTTGGCCAGCCCGTTGGGGTGTCGGTCGCCGGCGGACAGGAGTAGTAGGCGTGGCGTACCAACCCCGTTGGCGCACAGCACCACGGTGCGGGCGGCCTGGAACCGCGCGGTGCCGGCGCGGTCGACGTATTCCACGCCGGTGGCCAGCCCGGTGTCGTCGTCCGTCACCACCCTGCGGACCCGGGCGCCGGTGACGATATCGGCACCGAGCTTCTGCGCCTGAGGTAGATAGATCAGGTCGAAGGACGCCTTCGCCCCCTGGGGACAACCCCACTCACACGTCCCCCAACGGCCGCACTGCTCAAGGGTTTTGAATTTCTGACTGGCGATGGCGTTGGTTCCCGGCCACCAGTGCCAGCCCAGCGCGTTGGCCGCCTGGGCACCCTTGAGCCCGGCCTTCCCGAGCGGATTCGGGGGCAGCGGATAGGTCAGGCCGTCCGGGTAGGCGGTGTCACCGTCGACACCCGAAACGCCGATGAATGCGTCGACCTCGTCGTGGTACGGCTTGAGGTCATCGTAGGAGATCGGCCAGTCGTCCCCGACGCCGTCGAGGGTCTTGACCCGGAAGTCGGAAGGCACCAGGCGTGGCCATTCAGCGCCGTAGAAGATCGAACTGCCGCCGACGGCGTTGAACATCACCGGCCACATATCGGACTCGGACACGTCGACCGGATAGTCCGCCGGAAGGTGGCGGACGTTGGGATCGTGCGACCAGTCGTGCTGGATCAGCAGTTCCCATTCCGGGTGGTTTGCCGGGAAGTCACTCGGATTAACCCAGTCACCCTGTTCCAGCACCATCACGCTCAGGCCCGCGGCCGCGGCGGTGTGCGCGACGACCGCACCGGAGGGTCCGGCACCGATCACGAGCACGTCGACCGTCGACTTCGTTTCACCGGGAGTTTCTGATGCCATGGAGACCTCTCTCGAAGGACACCGCCGAAGTGCGGGCCGCATCGAACGGATGGACGTCGCTCCCGCCATACGGTGCATCGGTCCGCAGATTTGTGCATTGTCGACAGGAGACAATTTATTCTGGACTTGATCCCCGTCGTCGTCAAGTATTCGGCACGCCGGCGCACCCGGCAGCTCATGAGACCAGCAGCGTCGACTGTTGCACATTGTCGACAAACAACCGATACTGGCCCGGGCTGCGATCGTCGGCCCCGGCCGCGAGAGGATGGACGATGGAGAAATGGCGTACGGCGCAAGACATTGCAGCAGCCCATGATCGCTTCGCCGCAAGGCTGGCGGATTGGTGCCCGCCGTACGCGCACGGCGTCGGCCTCATACCGGCCGACGCGCGCACACCTGCGGCCGATCACTTCTCGGTGGTGAACGTCGGGCCGGGATCTCTGCCCGGCGTGGTGATGGCCGAGGTGACCGGATATCGCGGCGGAACAGCCGCATACACTCTCGGCCGGGCCGAGCTCGAACGCGCGATCGACCAGCTGACGCCTGCCGAAGCGTGCACCGAGCACCCCCACCCGAATCTCTGGACCTGGCGTGACACCTACTTGCCCGCTCTGAGCGCCGATCCGCGTGCGCGGTTGGTAGCAGTCTTCGTGGCCACCGCAGAGACCGGTATCGACGAAGGGGCCGAGGTCACGGCATTCCGGCACGCGCTGGAGATACACCACCGTCACCGCGCCGGAACCGTCTAGCGCTGTCCGGCACCGCCATCAGACCGGCAGACCTACTCGCCACGCACACCGGAGGACACCATGGAACTACCCACCGACTCGTCGGGATGGCTCGAGCTCTTCGAGTCCGTTCTGGCAGAAGAGAACACCATCGACTTCGACCGATTCACCTACGACGACGCATGGGACCTCGGCACCGCAATGGCGTCAAGAGCAGTGGCGTCGTCGCTGCCGGTCGCCATCGCCATCCACTTCGGCGAGCAAAAGGTGTTCCATCGCGCCTTGAGTGGCTCGTCGGCCACGAATGACGACTGGCTGATGCGCAAGTTCCGCGCCGTCGCCAAGCACAACTGCTCGTCCTTCGCCATGGCCTGTAAACACCGGGCGAGCGACTCCGACTACTTCGTCGAAGGCGGATACGATCCCGCGTTCATCGCATTGGCCGGCGGTGCGGTACCGCTGCGCGTGCGCGGATCGCTGATCGGCGCGGTGGGCGTCTCGGGACTCGCCGGCGAGGACGACCACCGTTTCGTCGTCGACGCACTGCTCGCCTTCCGTCGCTAGCGGCGAACCACCGGCTGGTCCGACGCCCTCATCGCAACGCCTGCAATCTGGCGATGGTCTCCTCCGGGGTAGCGTCCGGCCCGACGATGCCGTAGACGATCCGCCCGCAGCACACCGCACTCAACACCCGGTCGGTGAACGCCTCGACATCACCCCACGGCAGATACGGCTTGGCGATCAGCAGCGCCGCGACACCGTGCACGGCGGCCCACAGCTCCAGCGCCGCGTCCGTCGAATCCCCTTGCGGGTAGACACCTTCGGCCATCAACGCCTCGATCGACGCGCGCATGTGCTGAAAGGCCGAGCTGGCCAGCGTCACGTCGACATCACTGCCCGGGTTGCCCTCACCCATGGTCGCGATGCGGTAGAGCTCCGGGGTCTGGCGGGC harbors:
- a CDS encoding APC family permease, yielding MTHTVADDEHHLHKYGYKQELHRALGLFSSFGVQFTSISVGSVVFTTIVVGFGFFGPASFWPFVIGGALQVFGVGLAVAQLVSAFPLSGGVYQIVSRLAPRQQWLAWQGGWWLIIAHTVAVAALSVSMVPFIAGWFGLGELSGTQITLFAIGIIVLVTVVNIAGVKAAALLNNIGVVAEAAIIVMVIVALVVAKYDRAPASVLFDTAGTVGPGGNAPWIGFLFAMILPAYTISSFDATGNAAEETKNAARTAAWGTVLANTAALIGGTIFFYLLVRAIPDVDAVMQSAIPVKLILDSAVGSTLTTIFEAVAIVALMACIAMLQLTAVRVVWSQARDRQMPAAHWLHKLNGNRIPMNATFVVTLISIVVCCWSSLLSVLSAMTALAWALAYGVVVVVGFVAVLRRRLPEHPFNLKAASPFVFAVAIVWSIVLCALLIWSDWLRVGVGMLVAIAIGFGIYALIPSAHRGKLEREGIHD
- a CDS encoding aldehyde dehydrogenase family protein produces the protein MAFTAPALPTVANLINGQWVDGSGSEILTVLNPGTGAELTSFSSSTAEDVDRAVAAARAAQPAWAALSARQRSVALHAIADEFVSRLPEFIGLEVLDAGKPVTAATEEELPDIADSVRHFAGAARVLSGQAAGEYVPGTTTFVRREPLGVVAGVTPWNYPLWQAVWKIMPALAVGNTVVIKPAEITPLSTVAFAAMAQRHLPAGVLNVVNGHGSVVGAALAAHPGVNLVSFTGSTVTGRKIAAAAAQHPTRAILELGGNAPVIVFDDVDVDSAAESITGAALYNAGQECMAATRLIIAEPVAERFLDAIVANLAKVRLGDPTDESTTLGPLISADQRDRAEKLIANRPASSTLRYGGKRPDRPGFYLEPTLITGLSQDDDLVQQEIFAPVMTAQTFTTESEAITLANGVDFGLAGSVWTRDIGRGLRVVNALDYGNVWINNHLVVAPDLPIGGLNASGYGKEGGQLGIEEFTRVKQIGISLT
- a CDS encoding aldehyde dehydrogenase (NADP(+)); amino-acid sequence: MTYAAGVDPRTANPLPAVTEETSEQQVDNIAERAATACAGLEAMGRHGRGELLDTMADAVERHRDELVETAALETGFTTGKLEGELTRAGYQLRFFADVIRDGGYLEATIDRARTTPMGPRPDLRRLLLPIGPVAVFGASNFPFAFSVLGGDTASALAAGCPVVVKAHASHPATSKLSFDVLAEAIAGTPAPVAALGIVYGREAGARLVAHPAIRAVGFTGSLGGGNALLDIINRRPDPIPFYGELSSINPVIVTPTAAAERGEAIAADLVTSFTLGAGQLCTKPGLVLVPDNAGGDALVRAVDKAVAEVASAPLLNERIFDSYRSGTRELREHPRVSALGAPDENPAAGFTVEPMAFETGIDDLHEGLVTEIFGPVTVLVRYPAAHPDVATRSALAVLPYSLTATIIHAAGEDELLARLTDITRPAAGRIVYNGFPTGVAVSWAQTHGGPWPSTNSLHTSVGATAIRRFLRPVTYQNAPESILPEELRDGYEAIVRRLDGVVTLPG
- a CDS encoding acyl-CoA thioesterase; this encodes MTVDHGHPAPAPSAATQRTPDHAITMTVLMSPDMANFSGNVHGGAILKTLDQVAYACASTFARSYVVTLSVDRVLFREAIHVGELVTFSAAINYTGRTSMEVGIRVDTVEPRTGVTRHTNSCYFTMIAVDGDGNPAQVPQLRPRDPLAVRRYEDARRRRRAQRRQFEGEHACEPTE
- a CDS encoding SDR family NAD(P)-dependent oxidoreductase, which translates into the protein MTSPVTIVTGASSGIGAATAQLLARKGHAVALLARDEAALRDVAATLPAGTPQLVRPCDVTAPQQVAEAVAAVVEELGTPFGLVNAAGVCVPSPLPQTSTADWDTTLAVNLTGTFLMCQAVAPHMCASSEVGSIVNFGSEAGSIGMPHYSAYCASKAGVLGLTRALAAELAPAVRVNALCPGPVDTPMLRSEFALTGDVDKAYRAEVDRVPLRAIATAAEVADAAVWLLHAGGATGTALALDGGTTVACYGAAPHQH
- a CDS encoding LLM class flavin-dependent oxidoreductase, which translates into the protein MAPRVPRSRSTAEPPWPATAPRRTNTRHPATQETTLTLKQALNVPNVGNADAIVELAVQAEAAGWDGFFVWDTLQTEAATPVDVLDPAAVLAAIAVSTSRIALGPMVIALPRRRPWKVAKEIITIDHLAGGRVIAGFGLGAPPKEEFADFGEPTDLRARAELLDEGLAIIDAMFAGQKLDHDGPAYRVHAHLSPRGFQRPRPPIWVASIGTNRGPVARARRWDGVFTLTEDFQGLTPGDVHAWRDRVGREDSYVITTTARAGIRSRDLEAAGLNWRVSEPPHLHNDWITDLRPLVLAGPDASDF
- a CDS encoding GMC family oxidoreductase, translated to MASETPGETKSTVDVLVIGAGPSGAVVAHTAAAAGLSVMVLEQGDWVNPSDFPANHPEWELLIQHDWSHDPNVRHLPADYPVDVSESDMWPVMFNAVGGSSIFYGAEWPRLVPSDFRVKTLDGVGDDWPISYDDLKPYHDEVDAFIGVSGVDGDTAYPDGLTYPLPPNPLGKAGLKGAQAANALGWHWWPGTNAIASQKFKTLEQCGRWGTCEWGCPQGAKASFDLIYLPQAQKLGADIVTGARVRRVVTDDDTGLATGVEYVDRAGTARFQAARTVVLCANGVGTPRLLLLSAGDRHPNGLANSSDMVGRNLMLHPNCSALGFYDEPLESWRGPAGQLIHSLQFYETDTSRGFVRGSKMHILPTPGPLNAIEAHRQLDFEDLWGPAVHDVARLAQNGILWAANTEDLPELHNRVTLSSELVDGDGLPAPKIEYRISENTRKILKFTVDRMVELHQAAGAVRVLTQEIWVDQPGHLLGTARMGDDPATSVVDSYGRTHDVDNLYIADGSIFVTSGSANPTCTITALALRVAKSVVEQVTARKAHA
- a CDS encoding heme-binding protein — translated: MELPTDSSGWLELFESVLAEENTIDFDRFTYDDAWDLGTAMASRAVASSLPVAIAIHFGEQKVFHRALSGSSATNDDWLMRKFRAVAKHNCSSFAMACKHRASDSDYFVEGGYDPAFIALAGGAVPLRVRGSLIGAVGVSGLAGEDDHRFVVDALLAFRR
- a CDS encoding TetR/AcrR family transcriptional regulator, with product MVEALKRRRAARGSGDQLREEILDATTELLLETGHAKSVSIRAVAQRVGVTPPSIYLHFADKDALLDAVCARYFEKLDEEMQRVAVGQTSTIEVLRAQGLAYVRFARQTPELYRIATMGEGNPGSDVDVTLASSAFQHMRASIEALMAEGVYPQGDSTDAALELWAAVHGVAALLIAKPYLPWGDVEAFTDRVLSAVCCGRIVYGIVGPDATPEETIARLQALR